ATAGCGGATTTCCCGGGCCACGGCCGCGCCCGAGCTGTGAAGCGCGGAAACATCCAGATAGGCTTCGTCGAGGGAAAGGGGTTCCACCAGCGGCGTAAAAAAGTGGAAGATCCGGCGAATCTTGGCGCTCTCCGCCCGATACACCTCAAAGCGGACCGGCGCCAAAATCAGATGAGGGCAGCGCTCCAGGGCTTGGAAGACCGGCATGGCGGAGCGGCAGCCAAACTTGCGAGCCTCGTAGTTGGCCGTGGTGAGCACGCCCCGCCGGCTCCGCCCCCCCACCGCCATCGGCTTGCCTCGCCACGCCGGATGGTCGCGCTCCTCGATCGAGGCATAAAACGCGTCCATATCGATGTGAAGAATCTTGCGCATCTCGTTCAGGAAACTACCGTTCGCGTGAACGCTTGTCCAGCAAGGCTGACAGGTTGCCCCTTGAACTCACGTATTCGTTTGATGGCACGAGCTGCGCGCCCCACCTCCCCTTACATCCTGCCTCCGGAGTGGGCTCCTCAGGAATGCATTTGGCTTTCTTGGCCCCATCGCCGCGACCTCTGGAATGGGAAGATCAAGCGAGCCCAGGAAGTCTTCGCCGAGATCGCCTCGGTCATTTCACGCACTCAGATGGTCCGGATCAATTCGACCTTCCACCATCACTCCAATATCGCGAAATTTCTGGTCCAGGCCCGGGCCGATCCCAATCACATCGACCTCTGTGACCACGCCAACGACGACGTTTGGTGCCGGGATCACGGCCCTCTCTTTGTCAAGCATCGGGAAACCGGTGAAGTCGTGATCGGCGATTGGCGCTTCAATGGCTGGGGCAAGCAATTCGCCCCCTACGACGCGGATGATGCCGTCCCCGCTTGCATCGAAAAAGCGACCGGACTCCGGCGGATCCGCCGCGACTTCGTCTTGGAAGGCGGGGCCATCGAGATGAATGGCGCGGGCCAACTGCTCACCACCGAGTCCGTCCTCCTGAACCCAAATCGCAATCCCCACTACTCGCGAGGGGAGGTGGAACAGGTGCTCCGCCATGGCCTCGGAGCCAGCCAAGTGCTCTGGTTGGAGAAAGGCATCGAGGGGGATGACACCGGCGGCCACATCGATGACGTGGCCCGCTTCGTGAGCGATGACCACCTCCTGGTTTCCACCGAAGCGGATTCCGGCAAACCCAATCACCTGCGCCTCAAAGAAAACCTGGAACGCCTGAAGAGCTATCGGACAGCCGGCGGCAAACGCTTCCAACTCACCCCCTTGCCGCTCCCCGATCCGCAAGAAGTCCCCGACTGGCGGCTGCCCGTGCTGCCGGCCAGCTACGTCAATTTTTTGATCATCAATCAAGCCGTCCTGGTTCCCCAATTCGGCAACCCGAGCAAAGACCAGCAGGCGCTCGAAGCCATCAGGAGCTGCTTCCCAAGTCGTGAAGCCATCGGCATCCCCTGCCTCGACTTGGCGCTCGAAGGCGGCACCATCCACTGCATCAGCTGCCAGCAGCCGAAGTGAGGCCACCCGGCCGCTGCCGAAAGAACGGGGAGAATCCTCCGGTTGCTTCCCCTTGGCATTGCGCGACCTCTGTCGCTGAATGTTCCGGGCCTGTCTTCGACTGAGTGTTTGCGTCCTGCTGACGGCCTGCGTCTCCCCTCTGGAGGACCGACGCTTCGACAACCATCTCGTCCGGATGGAGCAAAATGAAGACCTCGCGCGCCTGCTGCCTCGCGAGAGCGATCGGGATCGCATCCGCCGCCTGCTCGGACCCCGGGTCGGGTTGGTGCAAACCGGGAGCGAGGAAGCCTCCCTCTCGGGCAGCTCTGGACGAGCGGCCGCCCTCACCTCAGACGGCTACTTTCTCACCGCCTGGCACGTGGTCTCAGAAGGCTCCTTTTACTTGGAGGAGCTGCGTCTCGTGAAAAAGCTTCCGGCCGGTCGAATCACATTGGAGCAGGCGGAGGGAGCCTTTGCCATCGACCGCTACCCCGGGCGAATCGTCTGGTCCCAACCAGATCTCGACCTGGCCCTCGTCGAGTTCCCCGGAGTCAAAAGCGTGCCCTTCCGAAAGCTCGGCGCCATTCCCCAAAAAGGGGCCCTCGTCTGCACCTCGGACGACACCGGTTTCGGCTTCTACGATCCCCGCTACGGCATCCCCAGCTTGGTCGGCAATGGGAGCTTTCTGGCGGCCGGGCAAATCCTGGAAGTGAACGCGCCCAAGATCCCGGGATCGCCGCGCATTCTGGTGACTGATTTGGTGGCACGAGGTGGCATGAGTGGCGCCCCCTTGAGCACCCCGAGCGGCACGCTTTTGGGAATCATCACCCGAGCCCAAAGCTCCTACTTCGAGCCCCAAGACATCGAAACCGTCGCCACCATGGTTTCCCCCGAGTTGCTGCGCAACCTCATCGCAGCGGATCGGCGCTCCCCAGCCTCTCGATGAAATTTCTACTGCCGTTGCTCCTCTCCCCGCTCGTGGCCCAGGCCGCTTGGGTCGATGGCTTTGCGCCCTTTCTGAAAAGCGATCGCTTGCGGGATGAGGTCGAAATCATCGCTTTCTACTATTCTGCCCTCTGGTGCGGCCCCTGCCGCCAAACTACGCCCCACGTAGTCGATTTTTACAACCAAATGCACGCAGCCAACCCGCGCTTTGAAATCATTTTCATCAGCCATGACCAGGACGTCAATACCATGTCGGAATACCGCCGCAGGTATGGCATGACCTTCCCGGCCATCCGCTATGACGCCCTCTCGCGGCTGCCCCGGGAAATCCTCCAGCCCCCTGGCTCGGGCATCCCTCAGTTGGTGCTCTATCGTCGCTCCGGCGAGCGCCTCAGCCATCACGTCGGCACGAGACCGGTCTTGCAGGCCATGAACAGCCTTTTGCAGGCCACGGGCGATGACCGGAGCTTTCAAAAAGAACCGGGCTTTTGGGAACAAAACCGCCGCACCCTCTTCGTGATTTTCTCACTCGCCTTGGTCTGGTTTCTCCTGAAGAAGTTTTCGCGCTAATACCAAGCTGCAGAATTGGCTGGTAGAATGGCACGGGCTTCCTCTTCCCCGAGCCCCGAAACCGATCCACCCCGCTCCTCCCCCGATCCGGTCAATCGGGAGAAAAGGTCTTCACTCCCCGCGATCCCGCTCAAAGAGCCCGCGGAGAAGATCGCTCCCTTGGTTCAGCATCTCCCCTCCTCCTTCGAGCAAGTCCCCCGCCCCATCCAAGACCGTGTTCCCGGTATCCCGGAGCACGCCCGCCCCTTGGTCGATCAGCCCCACCACCGCCCCCCGTCCCCCGAGGCGCTCGATGACTTCCTCATCCACCACCCGACCGGTGCTGCGGAGCACGATCAATCCCGTCTCCGGGACCACTTCCAGCATCCGCTGGGCCGCGGCCGCATACAAGCGAGGCGTCAGGTCTTGATCGGGATCCTCCAGCGTCCCGGAAACCGCAATGTCCGTCCAGCGATAGCCCCCTTCCTCCTGCGTGAAAACCTTGGCCTCGGCCCCTGGAATATTGGACAAGGTCCCCGGCGTGACCCCGAGGCGGAAAAGGCCGGTCAAATTCCGATCCACCACATCCAAGCGACCCGTCAGGCGAAAAAGGCCTTGGTGACTCAAAACAATATCGTCCATCCGCAGGGCTCGCCCCTGTTGCACAAAGCGGCAGCTCGCCTCATCCAGGGTCAGTCGGCGAAACTGCTCCACCCGGGTGTAGGAAGCGATCTGATCGAGAATCGGCAAGGCCGTCAGCACCCCATCCCGCAGCTCGATCTGCCCGCGATAACTGCTTAAGCGATCGGCGGCCAGCGTCCGGCGGAGTCGGAACTCCCCCGCCAGCGTGCCCGACAAGCGCTGCTTCCAATCCTCTGGAATGACCTCCCCAACCGGGAGATTCTTGAAATCGCCGAAAAGTTCGAGCGAAGCCGGATCCCCCCACTCCAGCTCCCCCGTCATTTCCCAATCGCCTCCGTAGGCTCGGAGCGAGGAGGCCAGCAGCAGGAGCGAGTCGGGCGAAAGTTGCAGCTTGGCGCTCTCCAGTTGCCAAGGCCTCAGCCCGGGACCCCGCACCTTCCCTCCCACCACACTCAGCTCTTGAGCCCGAGGTGCCACGGGCGAGGGCCTGAGCAGCAAGCGCCCCTCCTCCAGGAGCCAAAGATCGTCCGCCGTCGGGAAAACGAGGCGGAAGCGCTCGGCCGAAAAGCGCTCGAAGACGAACTCGCTCGGCAGAAAACGCTGATACCAGGCGGGAGACGAGGCCACCTTGGTGCTCGCGGACGAAGGCCGAGCTTCCTGGGGCAAGCGCTCCGGGGAGAAATCCAACTCAGCCAGCGAAGTGTCCAAAGAATCCAACTTCCAGAAGCCCTCTCGCACCGCCCCCAGATCCATCACGGCCCGCACTTGTTTCAGCCGAAGACGGCTAAAGACCGCCCCCTCTTTGCCTTCTAAAAAAAGCTCATCGGCTGAAATCTGGGAATTGCCCTGCCAAGTCAGCGGAGACAACTGGGCCTTGGATCGCGTCGGCTTGCCGATTTCTCGCTCCAAGAGCCGCCGAAACTCATCGCCCCGCAAATAGCCTTGCAGCCAAAGATAGCCCCCGAGGAACCCTCCCAAAGCCAACCCGAGCACCAGCAGCCCGAAGAGACCCCACCAACGAGCGCCCCCACTCTTCCTGCGCCTTTTGCGAGTTCTTCGGCTCATGGGCCAGACTAAAAGGGGCTATTGCCCGATGACAAGCCTCCCAAAGAGGATATTCGTCCAGAAAACCCGAAACCCTGGCCCATCTGCGGAGTTTTTAGCAGAATAGGCCTTACCCGTTCCCCCCCGTCCCCCACCCCCCGTGCTCGAACTTCAAAACATCGGGTTCTCTCTCCCGCGCAGAAAAGAACCGCTTTCCCTCCTGCAAGACATCCACCTCAAGGTCACCGGCGGCCACTTCATGGCCATCGTCGGTCCCTCTGGCTGCGGCAAAACCACCCTCCTCAAATTGATCGCCGGCTTGCACGCCGAGACCGAGGGCCAAATCCTCTGGCAAGGGCGGGACTTGGCCGTCGATGGCGACCTCGAACCGGCCGATCTCGGCTACGTCCCCCAGTTCAGCATCGCCTACGACCATCTCACGGTAGAGGAAAACATCGAGAACGCGGTCCGTCTCCGGGTCAGGCCCAAGCGGGCGAGCGGGGTCTGGGAAATCGTGGATGAAGTGCTCAAAAAGGTCGGCCTGGAGGAAATCGCCGATCGACCAGTCGCCATCCTCTCCGGCGGGCAGAAGCGCCGACTGGGCCTCGCCATGGAGCTGGTGAGCGACCCCGCCTTGCTCCTTTGCGATGAGGTCACCAGCGGCCTCGACCCCAAGTCCGAGGCCGAGATCGTGCAGCTCCTCCACCAAATCGCCCAGGAGGACCATCGCGTCGTCATCAGCGTGACCCACAGCCTGGCCAACCTGGACCTCTACGACTCTGTCCTGGTGCTCTTCCAAGGCCGGGCCGCCTACCACGGCCCCCCCGATGCCCTCCTCCACTACTTCTCGGTCGAGACCCCGGAGGACGTCTACCCCGCGCTCTCGAAACGCGAGCCGGACAACTGGCAACGCTCCTGGATGCGCCACCGGGCGCCCTACTACGAAAGGATGTTCCCAGACGGCAAAGCCTCCACCGCGGGCCAGCCGGAAGACCCGGAGGAGCCCTCTTCCGGTCGACGTCTCCCCGGTTTTCTCCGGCAATTCTGGGTCGTCTTGGCGCGAAGGGGACGGATCTTCCTGCGGGACCGCACGCAACTCCTTCTGCACGCCGCCATCCTGATCGGGTTCCCCATCCTGGTGACCCTCTTCGTGGACCAAGCCCAAGACCCCATCCGCAAGCTGTCCGACTCCATCCCCGCCAGCGCGGCCGAGTTCCAGCGGGACCTCGCCGTCAACACCAGCAACGTCCGCACTGGCGGCGTCATCTCGGGCCTCATCATGTTTCAGGTCGTCTTGCTCACCCTCATGGGATCGAACAACTCGGCCCGCGAAATCGTAGCCGAGCGCCAAATTTACGAAAAAGAACGGCTGGGCGGCCTCCGACCCGCCGCTTACCTCAGCTCCAAGATCGCCTTCCTCAGCTTGCTCGTTCTGGCCCAATCCCTCTGGATGGCCTGCTACGTGCAATTTTTCTGGAGCTTCCCGGGAGAGTTTCTCGATCACGCCCTCCTGCTGGTCTTGGTGACCGGAGGCATGACCGCCATCTGCCTCGGCATCTCCGCCCTCATGAGATCGCCCGAGCAGGCCTCGCTCCTCTCCGTCTACCTCGTCGGCTTCCAATTGCCCCTCTCGGGCGCCGTGCTCGCGCTCCCGGAAACGATCGAGAAATTCGCCCACCCCTTCATCTCGGCCTACTGGAGTTGGTCCGGCAGCATCCAAGCGCTCAACCCCGGAGAATACTTCGCTGTCAAGCAGGCCGTGCCCTCAGGGTTGAGCGATTTTTCCCTCTGCGCCTTCGTTCTCGGTCTCCACGTTCTCGCCGGGCTCTTGCTGGCATATGTCGGTTGCAAAAAAGAGCAGTGGAACTGAAGTTTTCTCTCCCCATCCCCCCTGACTCATGCCCCGTCGCAAAAAGAAATCCTCCGCCCCCCTCGCACCCATCCTGGGCGTCTTCCTCGTGACCGTGGCGGCGGTCTTGGCTGGCTACTTCGTTCTGGTCAAAGACACCGGCGGCGCCATCGCGAGCGATCCCAACTTGACCGAATTAGACAGCGTCAGCTTTTCCGCCAATTCCCAGAGCTTGCGCGGAAATACCTATCGGCTCTCCGGGACGGTCGCGGAAAAAGTCGCTTGGGACGAACTGACCGGCGAACTCTTGAGCGTGGAATCCGAAAGCGGCCTTCCCATCCCGGTGCTCATCCCCGCGGAGCTGGGGAATACCGAAGTCATCGAAAAAGGCCAATCCTTCGTTTTCAAAGTCCAGATAGACCGCCGCGGAATTGCCATCGCCGAAGCCATCGAAAAGAGTTAGACTACCACTACCCCTCGTGCCCCTTCAGGCCCACCCCACTCCCCATGAAACTTGTACTTCTCTTCTTGGCGACCGCCAGCCTCGCCTCCGCCCAGGTCTACACGCCCCCGGAGCCCAGCCCAGCCAGCAATGGGAACAGCGGCCCTTCCAACACCACCATCATCAACCAGCAGCCAGAGAAAGAGCCCGCCAAATCCATCTTTGGGCAGGAAATCCCCTCCTTCGATCCCACCCAGGACTTGCTCTCCTTCGACGGCCGCACTTGGAGAGCGGACAACAATCGCCTCATGCGGGCGCGCTTTGAGAAATACCTCAATGAGCCCCCCCAGTCGGGCGAAGCCGCCACCGACTACCACGCCACCATCCAAAAAATCCTCCACTTCCTCTCCCCCTACTACCGGGAGGGCGATGGCCTGCGCAAAGCGCTGGCTCTCCTGCCGACCGCCTCCACCTACCCCGGGGACGCCAACCTCTGTAACTCGCTCGGGAGCGCCATCTACGGCGTCGTTCTCTCCAAGCGGAACGCCGGGGAGATCGATGACTTCCTGACCGACCTGGCCGCCGAGCGCGACCGCGTCCGCCGCAACGCCGACATCCATTCCGACCCCTCCATCACCGAAATGAGCGAGGCCGGCACCCAACAAGGAGGGGGCCGCCAAGAAGCTCGCAAAGAGATCCAAAACTCCTCGCTCGTCTACCAAGGCTACGCCCAACGGCTCATCGAAATCGAAGCCCTCCGCGGCGCCTACCAAACCAAAGGCGAAGCCGCTCTCCTGAAAGCCAAAGTGGAATACCACGTCCTCATGGCCCAGCTCTTCATGCAGCGGCGCTTCCAGCACGTCCTCATGGCGGCCCGTTTCTACCGCCAGCTCTTCACCGATGGGGACGGCAAGCTCCAGCTCAAAAACGGTTCCGATGTCAGCCGCTTCTTCAGCGAAGGCCTCGGAGGCGATCCCAGCGTCTCCACCCTCGACACCTTCGCCAACGAAGCCATCCACGACGTCAAGCAAGGCATCGAAGCCTTCCAGTATCTCGTGCAGCAGGGCGAAATGAACTCCGCCTCCGAACGCTTGGCGGAGGCCTACGCCGTGGGCGAATTCCTCGTCCCGGTCAAAACCCTCCCTCGCGAGAAAAAACGCCGAGTGCTGGCCTTCGTGCAAAGCTCGAACAAATTGCTCAGTGCCCTCCAGGTCAAAGACTACACCCTGGCCGAACAACTCGTGAAAGAGATGGAAAGCGTGGCCTCGGACTTCGACAGCACCCAAGCCGTGGCCGCCATCACCGGCTTCACCGCCGCCAGCGACATGAACCTGCTGGAAGCCAAGCTGGCTTTCCAAGAGGGCAATCGGGAAACAGCCACCGCCAAAGTGCGGGAGGCAGCCGAGATTTGGCCTCGCAACCCCAAGCTCGGCACCTTCCTGGAGACGGTGGAAACGACCGGCGGCAACCTGGCTCAGGCAGTCAATGACTTCGACCGGCTGCGGAGCGAAGGCAACTACCGCCAGATCAAAGAGCGCTTCCCCGAGTTCGCGGCCGCGCTCAGCGAGGACTCGGAACGCCTCGCCGAACTTCAGAAGCTCATGGAAAGCTACCAGGAAATCGAAGGCGCCCTCCGCATGGCCGAGGCCCAAGTCCAGGCGGGCGATCCCTACGGCGCTTGGGAAACCGCCGAAAAGGCCCGCACCAAATACTACGACGACCCCTTCCTAGCCCGCCAGACAGCCGAGCTCTCCCGCCAAGCTGTCAATTTCGTGGACGCCATCGAAACCGGTCGGGAACTGCAAGCGGAGGCGGAGCAAGGTCGCGAAGGTCTCTTCGGCTCCGCCCTGGCCCACTTCTTTGAAGCCCGCAAAATCTATCCCGGGAGTGATTTCGCGGCCGAAGGCATTGAAGACATCGTGGAGCAGATCCTGCCCACCGATGGCGCCCCCTTCTGAGCCCCGCCGGAGGGAACT
This portion of the Verrucomicrobiota bacterium genome encodes:
- a CDS encoding agmatine deiminase family protein; protein product: MARAARPTSPYILPPEWAPQECIWLSWPHRRDLWNGKIKRAQEVFAEIASVISRTQMVRINSTFHHHSNIAKFLVQARADPNHIDLCDHANDDVWCRDHGPLFVKHRETGEVVIGDWRFNGWGKQFAPYDADDAVPACIEKATGLRRIRRDFVLEGGAIEMNGAGQLLTTESVLLNPNRNPHYSRGEVEQVLRHGLGASQVLWLEKGIEGDDTGGHIDDVARFVSDDHLLVSTEADSGKPNHLRLKENLERLKSYRTAGGKRFQLTPLPLPDPQEVPDWRLPVLPASYVNFLIINQAVLVPQFGNPSKDQQALEAIRSCFPSREAIGIPCLDLALEGGTIHCISCQQPK
- a CDS encoding serine protease, with translation MFRACLRLSVCVLLTACVSPLEDRRFDNHLVRMEQNEDLARLLPRESDRDRIRRLLGPRVGLVQTGSEEASLSGSSGRAAALTSDGYFLTAWHVVSEGSFYLEELRLVKKLPAGRITLEQAEGAFAIDRYPGRIVWSQPDLDLALVEFPGVKSVPFRKLGAIPQKGALVCTSDDTGFGFYDPRYGIPSLVGNGSFLAAGQILEVNAPKIPGSPRILVTDLVARGGMSGAPLSTPSGTLLGIITRAQSSYFEPQDIETVATMVSPELLRNLIAADRRSPASR
- a CDS encoding thioredoxin-like domain-containing protein, yielding MKFLLPLLLSPLVAQAAWVDGFAPFLKSDRLRDEVEIIAFYYSALWCGPCRQTTPHVVDFYNQMHAANPRFEIIFISHDQDVNTMSEYRRRYGMTFPAIRYDALSRLPREILQPPGSGIPQLVLYRRSGERLSHHVGTRPVLQAMNSLLQATGDDRSFQKEPGFWEQNRRTLFVIFSLALVWFLLKKFSR
- a CDS encoding ATP-binding cassette domain-containing protein, whose protein sequence is MLELQNIGFSLPRRKEPLSLLQDIHLKVTGGHFMAIVGPSGCGKTTLLKLIAGLHAETEGQILWQGRDLAVDGDLEPADLGYVPQFSIAYDHLTVEENIENAVRLRVRPKRASGVWEIVDEVLKKVGLEEIADRPVAILSGGQKRRLGLAMELVSDPALLLCDEVTSGLDPKSEAEIVQLLHQIAQEDHRVVISVTHSLANLDLYDSVLVLFQGRAAYHGPPDALLHYFSVETPEDVYPALSKREPDNWQRSWMRHRAPYYERMFPDGKASTAGQPEDPEEPSSGRRLPGFLRQFWVVLARRGRIFLRDRTQLLLHAAILIGFPILVTLFVDQAQDPIRKLSDSIPASAAEFQRDLAVNTSNVRTGGVISGLIMFQVVLLTLMGSNNSAREIVAERQIYEKERLGGLRPAAYLSSKIAFLSLLVLAQSLWMACYVQFFWSFPGEFLDHALLLVLVTGGMTAICLGISALMRSPEQASLLSVYLVGFQLPLSGAVLALPETIEKFAHPFISAYWSWSGSIQALNPGEYFAVKQAVPSGLSDFSLCAFVLGLHVLAGLLLAYVGCKKEQWN